A region of Drosophila mauritiana strain mau12 chromosome 3L, ASM438214v1, whole genome shotgun sequence DNA encodes the following proteins:
- the LOC117141630 gene encoding uncharacterized protein LOC117141630 isoform X5 gives MLRIDKILVVSGEKSQQIKAVSSPTLSEPCLEEQPQKGTESTDVANTGSSAGSGGLGVLQKFKRTLNNFNNKNQMHISPLSPAAVGNNVPKTKTSPTTPTASIAPMITTTTAGDPGSEAGDSSSGKYRFGPLIWRSSKERRKTKYNRRDKCNSGDSGIQIELEQDEQYSRAMAVSRQDEPRAFALTNGSCGVALSKMRAIRRTNSAKASSILGPFIVKTKIARHLNIGESDKAERKAPESLPTRSLSQPNGLESYGMGRPDLEDSDSDSVASNEEAVSFYPTTYAEVLYNFTAGGPQELGLERGMLIEILRKEVGPWWFGRIKKEETNLVEDILGPELGWFPKEFVRIIHCPETDNFFIAHRAAADEAAAEEAKALAEEGSVPVPVAAFAEDTDVTVTTDQSNVTLIVIESPPTPSAPSVDFVAQPDHSTIIRRSAVRELLDTEVNYVKLLAAICDGYLPAMSKRIDIFSPNSIRLIFSNITAIYKFQRKFLEALRRGIEQNQVAKVFLKMHKGFLCYSTYCNAYPRALIELETYDRVKDARTILENCRESQNLAELPLSAHLLAPVQRICRYPLHLNEIIKSALEKGAKEGNDTDGAKSAGKTTDYEQLDVNELDIPDSQDTVNLALEAMRGITEAVNEGKRHSETIARHQASFQNFKGPPLHLHSARFFLQVDATRQKQNLWNSSYTLFLFDNQLVYCKRDIIKRSHFIYKGRIFLDRCRVVNVRDGKMFGHTIKNSLRIYSESRDKWYDFSFRSANRKHRFLSTLALERQFGGKALYVSEMTGFEYNYEERPGDYSDQSDYDAQDFELATAVTSGESSLPESPAKSTSRLCETLPKKSQSRDGISSAENSQIVSTTSTGSLGRRHFGNWFRKPKSANCTPSQSPTHKPSFDADATLTEARVAAMELAEAAAALVPTDSSSA, from the exons ATGCTGCGAATTGATAAGATACTTGTGGTTTCGGGTGAGAAG TCACAGCAAATAAAGGCGGTCTCCAGTCCAACGCTGTCCGAGCCGTGCTTAGAGGAGCAGCCACAAAAAGGAACTGAAAGTACGGATGTGGCTAACACAGGCAGCAGCGCCGGAAGTGGAGGCCTAGGCGTATTGCAGAAATTCAAACGCACCTTGAacaactttaacaacaaaaatcaaatgcaCATCTCTCCGCTATCACCAGCGGCAGTAGGTAACAATGTCCCAAAAACTAAGACATCGCCAACAACGCCGACCGCATCCATAGCACCTATGATAACGACGACCACAGCTGGCGATCCTGGGTCAGAGGCCGGCGATTCGAGCTCCGGAAAATACCGGTTTGGGCCCCTTATTTGGCGTTCTTCCAAAGAACGCCGTAAGACGAAGTACAACCGACGCGACAAGTGCAATTCTGGTGACTCAGGCATACAGATCGAACTAGAGCAGGATGAGCAATACTCCCGTGCGATGGCGGTGAGCCGCCAGGATGAGCCCCGCGCGTTTGCTTTAACCAATGGATCGTGTGGTGTCGCGCTCTCTAAAATGCGAGCCATACGTCGCACCAACTCTGCAAAGGCGAGCAGCATCCTTGGGCCCTTTATTGTTAAAACCAAAATAGCCAGGCATTTAAACATTGGAGAGTCTGACAAAGCTGAGCGCAAAGCGCCCGAGTCACTACCCACGCGATCGCTTAGTCAGCCGAACGGCCTAGAGTCCTACGGTATGGGTCGTCCCGATCTTGAGGATAGCGACAGCGATAGTGTCGCGTCAAACGAGGAAG CTGTAAGCTTCTACCCAACCACCTATGCGGAGGTGCTGTACAACTTCACGGCCGGCGGTCCTCAAGAACTAGGGCTAGAGAGAGGAATGCTTATAGAAATACTGCGCAAGGAAGTTGGACCCTGGTGGTTCGGCCGAATTAAGAAGGAGGAAACCAATCTGGTGGAAGACATATTGGGTCCTGAGCTGGGCTGGTTCCCCAAGGAGTTTGTGCGCATTATACACTGTCCAGAGACGGACAATTTCTTTATAGCGCACAGGGCTGCCGCTGATGAAGCGGCGGCTGAGGAAGCCAAAGCTCTTGCCGAGGAAGGGTCTGTTCCCGTTCCCGTTGCGGCATTTGCAGAGGACACAGACGTTACCGTCACCACAGACCAAAGCAACGTCACCCTTATAGTCATTGAATCACCACCAACTCCGAGTGCACCCAGTGTGGACTTTGTTGCCCAACCGGATCACAGCACGATCATACGCCGCAGTGCCGTTCGCGAACTGCTTGATACGGAGGTCAATTACGTAAAGCTCCTAGCAGCCATTTGTGATGG GTACCTGCCAGCTATGAGCAAGCGCATCGATATATTTTCGCCAAACAGTATTCGGCTTATCTTCTCCAACATAACGGCCATTTACAAGTTTCAGCGAAAGTTTCTTGAAGCCTTACGACGAGGAATAGAGCAAAACCAAGTTGCCAAAGTTTTCCTCAAAATG CATAAAGGTTTCCTATGCTACTCCACCTATTGTAACGCATACCCTCGAGCCCTAATAGAACTTGAGACCTACGATCGAGTAAAAGACGCCCGTACAATTCTTGAGAA CTGCCGCGAATCCCAAAACCTGGCCGAGCTGCCCCTCTCTGCTCACCTGCTGGCACCTGTGCAACGAATCTGCCGCTATCCCCTGCACCTCAACGAGATTATTAAGTCGGCATTGGAGAAGGGAGCCAAGGAAGGGAACGATACAGACGGTGCGAAGTCAGCTGGCAAGACAACTGACTATGAGCAACTTGATGTAAATGAACTAGACATACCCGACTCTCAAGATACTGTCAATTTGGCACTGGAAGCCATGCGCGGCATCACAGAAGCAGTCAATGAGGGCAAGCGCCACAGCGAGACGATTGCAAGGCATCAAGCCAGCTTCCAAAACTTTAAGGGACCGCCGCTGCACTTGCATAGTGCTCGCTTCTTCCTGCAAGTTGATGCCACGCGGCAGAAACAGAATCTGTGGAACAGCAGCTACACTCTGTTCCTTTTTGATAACCAGCTCGTTTACTGCAAGCGAGATATTATTAAGCGGAGCCACTTCATCTACAAAGGACGCATATTTCTCGATCGGTGTCGCGTGGTAAACGTGAGGGATGGAAAAATGTTTGGGCACACCATTAAGAACTCCCTACGCATCTATAGCGAGTCTCGAGACAAGTGGTACGATTTTAGCTTCCGTTCCGCGAACCGCAAGCATCGCTTCCTAAGCACTCTCGCCCTGGAGCGCCAGTTTGGTGGTAAAGCTCTATACGTATCAGAGATGACTGGATTCGAGTACAATTACGAGGAGCGGCCGGGCGATTACTCAGACCAATCAGATTACGATGCACAAGATTTTGAATTAGCAACTGCGGTCACCAGTGGGGAGAGCTCACTGCCTGAGTCGCCGGCCAAATCTACGTCTCGCCTGTGTGAGACACTGCCAAAAAAATCGCAGTCCAGAGACGGAATATCCAGCGCTGAAAACTCTCAAATAGTCTCTACCACATCGACAGGTTCGCTAGGAAGGCGGCATTTTGGCAATTGGTTCCGCAAGCCAAAAAGCGCAAACTGCACTCCAAGTCAATCACCGACGCATAAGCCGAGCTTCGACGCAGACGCTACGCTCACGGAAGCCCGGGTTGCTGCGATGGAACTGGCTGAAGCCGCGGCCGCGCTGGTGCCAACGGACAGCTCCTCTGCTTAA